Proteins from a single region of Gossypium arboreum isolate Shixiya-1 chromosome 1, ASM2569848v2, whole genome shotgun sequence:
- the LOC108480099 gene encoding uncharacterized protein LOC108480099, with protein sequence MAEAKSLGVVGSGQMGSGIAQLGAMHGLHVWLLDTDPTALCRVNKSISSSLQRFVSKGQISQAACTEALGRLKYTSNIDELRSADFIVEAIVESEDVKKKLFIELDKITKSSAILASNTSSISITRLASATSRPCQVIGMHFMNPPPIMKLVEIVRGADTSDETFHATKALAERFHKTIICSQDYSGFIVNRILMPMINEAFFTLYTGVATKEDIDTGMKLGTNHPMGPLELADFIGLDVCLSIMKVLHAGLGDSKYAPCPLLVQYVDAGRVGRKCGIGVYDYRKGSEPIKASPRL encoded by the exons ATGGCTGAGGCAAAGAGTTTGGGAGTGGTTGGCAGTGGGCAAATGGGTTCAGGCATAGCTCAGCTGGGTGCCATGCATGGTCTCCATGTTTGGCTACTCGATACAGACCCTACCGCACTTTGCAGAGTCAACAAATCCATCTCTTCTTCCCTTCAACGTTTTGTTTCCAAAGGCCAAATCTCACAG GCTGCTTGTACTGAAGCTTTGGGGCGTCTGAAATATACTTCAAATATAGACGAGCTCCGATCTGCAGATTTCATTGTTGAAGCAATTGTAGAATCAGAAGATGTGAAGAAAAAGTTGTTCATCGAACTCGATAAGATCACAAAGAGTTCAGCCATTTTAGCATCTAATACAAGTTCCATCTCCATTACTCGATTAGCATCCGCAACTAGCAGACCATGCCAG GTCATTGGAATGCATTTCATGAATCCTCCTCCAATAATGAAGTTGGTTGAGATTGTTCGAGGTGCAGACACATCGGATGAAACATTTcatgcgacaaaggcgttggcggAGAG GTTTCATAAGACAATAATATGCTCCCAGGACTATTCAGGCTTTATTGTGAATCGAATCCTTATGCCAATGATAAATGAAGCATTTTTCACACTATATACTGGGGTGGCCACCAAGGAAGATATTGATACAGGGATGAAGTTAGGAACAAATCATCCAATGGGTCCCTTGGAGCTTGCTGATTTCATTGGACTCGATGTGTGTTTATCGATAATGAAAGTTCTACATGCTGGTCTAGGTGACAGTAAATATGCCCCTTGCCCTCTTCTTGTGCAGTATGTCGATGCCGGTCGTGTTGGGAGAAAATGTGGTATTGGGGTATATGACTACCGTAAGGGGTCTGAACCTATAAAGGCATCTCCCCGACTCTAA
- the LOC128280784 gene encoding LOW QUALITY PROTEIN: uncharacterized protein LOC128280784 (The sequence of the model RefSeq protein was modified relative to this genomic sequence to represent the inferred CDS: inserted 1 base in 1 codon; substituted 2 bases at 2 genomic stop codons), giving the protein MKGFTAGPMMTPEYEWWWGRRVNDNIPRQNQGNTQPIEEHLRVIPSELEIIKQDFEKRNSELGKKIEQLEEDKMKLGLDVDIHKLEAEKLRKGKNKAQEDLNSLKTDYKKLRITIKTTGLGKTSEQWCQEIKEEKTRADHWEKRFQDALVRKDTLKKSLLETQNKKEKLRARVAELERLLQQHRSHNSIIKLKASLSRIEELKGKIEELKTALRDSKIRVELLETNNDHYREQLHHSQNQIRDRDYVMGEAIAQVREIADHLQILAVQADILSLKYELESDRGRSLAWLLRKLRMVEQEDKQILPHQEFVETINFGAEERKQXVKIGTSISGGTRHNLIVLLRDYKDVFAWAYQDMSGLDEDVVVHKLPLKPECKPIQQKLRRMRPEMLLKIKEEVKKQFDAGFLQTSKYPEWVANIVPVPKKDGKIRMCVDYRDLNRASLKDNFPLPHIDTLVDNTAKLLLFSFMDGFSGYNQIKMAPEDMEKTTFVTMWGTFCYKVMPFGLKNAGATYQRAMVTLFHDMMHKEIEVYVDDMIAKSRGEEEHVVNLKKLFDRLRKIQLKLNPAKCTFGATSRKLLGFIVSERGIEVDLDKIKAIQELSPPRTQKEVRGFLGRLNYIARFIAQLTNQCDPIFRLLRKHNPGEWNEECKVAFNKIKQYLSSPPVLVPPMPGRPLILYLTVFENSMGCVLGQHDESGKKEKTIYYLSKKFTEYEAKYSSIEKYCCTLVWVARRLKQYMLYHTTWLISKLDPIKYMMESSALSGRMARWQILLSEYDIVYVSQKSIKGSAIADFLATRTTEEYEPLRFDFPDEDLMCITEKECESSKVKSWKMSFDGASNALGHGIGAVLVSPEGNHCPLTARLNFFCTNNIAEYEACIMGLRAAIGQNIKTLEVYGDSALVICQIRGDWEVRDSKLVKYSDLVAELIKEFEEITFNYLPREENQLADALVTLALMFKTNGETEIMPLQMSIYKVPAHCFSIEKEPDGRPWFHDILEYVKNQKYPEQANENDKRTIRRMAERFVLDGNILYKRGKDQVLLRCVDDVETRKILEDVHEGICGTHANSFTMARKIMRLGYYXLTMESDCISFARKCHKCQIYGDKIHVAPSLLHVMTSPWPFSMWGMDVIGPISPKASNGHRFIFVVFDYFTKWIEAVSFANVTKTAVCRFLKKEIICRYGLPERIISDNALNLNNKMMXVCEQFQIKHHNSSPYHPKMNGAVEAANKNIKKIIGKMTETYKNWHEKLPFALYAYRTSVRTSTGATPFSLVYGIEAVLPIKVEIPSLRVLMDSKLEEAEWVRARYDQLNIIEEKCLKVICHGQMYQKRMIAAHDKKIRPREFHERELVLRKIFPIQKDLRGKWVPNWEGPYVVKKAFSGGALILTEMDEKELPNPVNSDAVKKYYA; this is encoded by the exons ATGAAAGGATTCACTGCAGGCCCGATGATGACCCCCGAGTATGAATGGTGGTGGGGTAGAAGagtcaacgacaacatccctaggcAGAATCaagggaacacacaaccgatagaGGAGCATTTACGGGTCATCCCATCCGAGTTAGAGATCATTAAGCAAGATTTTGAGAAAAGAAACTCGGAGTTAGGGAAGAAGATAGAGCAGCTAGAAGAAGATAAAATGAAGTTGGGGTTAGACGTCGATATCCACAAGCTAGAGGCCGAGAAGTTaaggaaaggaaagaacaaggcccAGGAAGATTTAAATAGTCTGAAAACTGATTACAAGAAGCTTCGTATAACAATAAAAACTACCGGATTAGGTAAAACGTCAGAGCAATGGTGTCAAGAGATTAAAGAGGAAAAGACTAGAGCCGACCATTGGGAGAAAAGATTTCAAGATGCCCTAGTACGAAAGGACACTCTGAAGAAGAGTTTGTTAGAAACCCAAAACAAAAAGgagaagttacgagctcgggtggCTGAATTGGAAAGATTACTTCAGCAACATCGTAGCCATAATTCGATAATTAAGCTAAAGGCTAGTCTGAGCAGGATCGAAGAGTTGAAAGGGAAAATAGAAGAACTCAAGACCGCACTGCGAGATAGCAAAATTCGAGTGGAACTTCTTGAGACAAACAACGACCATTACAGAGAACAGCTTCACCACTCTCAAAACCAGATTAGAGATAGAGACTATGTCATGGGCGAAGCTATAGCTCAGGTTCGGGAGATAGCTGATCACTTGCAAATCTTGGCAGTTCAGGCTGATATATTAAGCTTAAAGTACGAGTTGGAATCAGACCGAGGCCGAagcttagcttggcttcttaggaaa ctaagaatggtggaacaagaggataaacagattttaccTCATCAAGAATTTGTTGAAACAATAAACTTTGGagctgaagaaaggaagcaataagtgaagattgggacctctatttcagggggcaccaggcataatttgattgttttGCTCCGTGACTACAAAGATGTATTTGCATGGGCATATCAGGATATgtcaggattggatgaagatgtagtagtccataagctcccattgaagccagaatgcaaacccattcaacaaaagctaagacggatgagacctgagatgttgttgaaaataaaagaggaagtcaagaagcaatttgatgctggctttctacaaacctccaaatatccagagtgGGTGGCCAACATAgttccggtaccaaagaaagacggcaaaatacgaatgtgcgtggattatcgtgacctgaatcgagcaagtctcaaagataattttcccttaccacacattgatacgttggtggataacacagcaaaacttttattgttttctttcatggatggattctcggggtataatcagatcaagatggcccctgaggatatggagaaaactaccttcgtaacaatgtggggaacattctgctacaaggtgatgccatttgggttaaagaatgctggggcaacatatcagagggctatggtgacgttattccatgacatgatgcataaagaaatagaggtctatgtcgacgatatgattgctaaatcccgaggggaagaagagcatgtagtgaacctgaagaagttgttcgacagactgagaaagatccagctaaagctcaatccggccaaatgtacgtttggggctacctcaagaaaattgcttggcttcattgtcagcgagagaggcattgaagttgatctagataaaataaaagccattcaagagttatcacctccgcgcacgcaaaaggaagtcagaggatttttagggagattaaactacatcgcccgatttatcgctcaacttaccaaccaatgcgacccaatctttcgactccttcgaaaacataatcccggagaatggaacgaggagtgcaaagtggcttttaacaagataaaacagtatttgtctagtcctccagtgctagtaccaccaatgccgggaagaccattgatattgtatttgactgtgttcgagaattcaatgggttgcgtactggggcaacatgacgagtccggaaagaaagaaaagacgatctactacctcagcaaaaagttcactgaatatgaggcaaagtattcgtccatagaAAAATATTGTTgcactctggtttgggtagctcgaagACTCAAGCAATATAtgctgtatcatacgacatggctaatttcaaagttggacccaataaagtacatgatggaatcatctgcactctcaggaagaatggcacgatggcagatcttactatcagaatatgatatcgtctatgtgagccaaaagtcgataaaagggagcgcaatagctgacttcttagcaactcgaacaacggaggaatacgagccattgagatttgatttcccagatgaagacttgatgtgcattacagaaaaagaatgtgagtcatcaaaagtaaagtcatggaagatgagctttgatggtgcatcgaatgcattggggcatgggattggagcagtcttagtatcaccagaaggaaACCATTGCCCACTCACTGCCAGGCTGAACTTTTTCTGTACGAAcaacatagcagaatatgaggcttgtatcatgggacttcgtgcagcaattggacaaaacatcaaaactttagaggtatacggagactcagccttggtgatatgccaaatccgtggagattgggaagtgagagattcgaaactggtcaaatacagtgatctagtggcagagctgattaaagaattcgaagaaataacttttaattacctcccacgagaagaaaaccaattggctgatgccctggtcACTTTGGCTTTAATGTTCAAAACAAAcggagaaacagaaataatgcctcttcaaatgagcatatataaagtccctgcacattgtttcagcattgaaaaagagccagatggacggccatggttccatgatatcttagaatatgtcaagaaccaaaagtatcccgaacaagcaaatgagaatgacaaacgaacaatcagaagaatggcagagagatttgttcttgatgggaacatcctgtacaaaagaggaaaagatcaagtactcttgagatgcgtagatgatGTTGAaaccagaaaaatacttgaagatgtccacgagggaatttgtgggacacatgccaatagtttcactatggccaggaagattatgagactcggttactactagctgacgatggaaagcgactgcattagttttgcaagaaaatgccacaaatgtcaaatttatggcgataagattcatgtagccccttcgctccttcatgtcatgacttctccgtggcccttttctatgtggggcatggatgttatagggccaatttccccaaaagcttctaatggacaccggttcatttttgtggtttttgattacttcacaaaatggatagaagctgtttcgtttgccaatgtgacaaagactgcagtttgcagatttttgaaaaaagaaatcatttgtcgatatggtttgcctgagagaatcatttcagataacgccttgaatctgaacaacaaaATGA AAGTGTGTGAGcagtttcaaataaagcatcataactcgtcACCCTATCAcccgaaaatgaacggagctgttgaagcagccaacaagaatattaagaagattattgggaaaatgactgagacatataaaaattggcacgagaagctaccatttgctttgtatgcatatcgcacatctgtacggacatctacgggggcaactcctttttctctggtctatggaatagaagctgtgctacctatcaaagttgagatcccctctttacgagtcttaatggattcGAAACTAGAGgaggcagaatgggttcgagctcgatatgaccagttaaacatcatcgaagaaaaatgtttaaaggtaatttgtcacggacagatgtaccagaagagaatgatcgcggcccatgacaagaaaatacggccaagagaatttcacgaaagagaactcgtgctgagaaagattttTCCAATACAGAAGGACTTACGAGGAAAATGggtaccaaattgggaaggaccatatgtcgtaaagaaggcattctcgggcggagctttgattctcactgagatggatgagaaggagttaccgaatccagtgaattcagatgctgtgaagaaatattatgcttaa